In Anthocerotibacter panamensis C109, the sequence TGAGTTGTACCACGAAGCGGGCTTTTCCCATACCCAGAGGAGCCAGCGATTCCTTCACCCGCGCCTCCAACTGTTGGGCGGCGGCGGCCCGGGCTACCGTTAGGGTTTCACAGACTTGGTGCAGGGCTTGATGGGCGTGGTCCACCCCGGTTTGAAGCTCCTCTATGGGCGGGCTCCCGGTTTTGAGGTGCTGCCACTGCTGTTGGATATGCTGCTGGTGGGCCATGACCTCCTGGAGGGTCGGGCCGTACTTTTGACAGATCTTGCGTAAATCCCGTAGCCGTTGCTCCACTTGTTCTAGGCGGTCGGGTTCCGCTTCCAGTTCTTCGGTGTATTGGTGGACCTGGCGAGCACATTCTGTGACCTGGACCTGGGCGGTCTGGATCATCTCCAGGAAGAGCTGCACCCGCGAGTCGTGGGTCGCCATGGCCTCTAGCGCACGGCTGGCTTGGGCCAACTGGTCGCTCACCGATGGGGTCCCTCGATAGAGAAGCCGGTAGACCTCTTGACCGTCCTGGGTCAACTCGACGGTGTGCGAAAGCCGGTCCCGTTCGGCGAGGAGGTCTTCTTCTTCATTGGGGTCAGTGATTTTGAGGGCTTTGAGTTCCTGAAACTGTTGGCGTAGGAGTTCTTTTTGTGACCGCTCGTCTTTTTGTTGGGTGAGGGCGCGGTTGAGTTGACTTTTTGCCTCTTGCCAGCGCCGATAGGTGCTGCGCACTTCATCCAGGATGGCCTGCCCTCGGGCGAAGCGGTCCAACATCTGGAGTTGCACCTCCGGGCGGCTGAGGCTGAGCGCCTGTCCTTGGGCGGTGATGGCGATGAGCAGGTCGCGCAGGGCTTGCATCACACTCTGGTTGACCAATACTCCATTGATGCGGTAGCGACTGGTCCGCGCTGTGACCTCACGGCTGACGACCAATTCCTCTGAAGGGTCGATCTCCTGGTGCTCTAGCCATTGTTGGACGGCAGGGGATGGGATAAAACTTGCTTCCAGGCTCGCTTTAGGGGCTCCGGGGCGGACGACTCCGGGATGTAATTTAGCTCCCAGGACACCTTCTACGGCATCGAGCAGGATGGATTTACCCGCCCCGGTCTCCCCAGTGAGGACGGTCAATCCCGCCTGGAAATGGAGATCCAGCCGCTCAATTAGAACAAAATTTTCGATGGTGAGCCGTATCAGCATATCCCCCATTCTACGGCTACTTGCCTGACGCAACAGGCGACCTAGTAGGCGATCTAGAAGGATCAGGCATGAGTCCTGCCTGTGCAGACCGATTGAACAACCCCGACCCAGAAGCGCACAATATATATAGGATGCGGGAATGAAGATGGCGTTACGGGGCTTAGTCAAACAGATACAGAGCACCAACTTCCTTCAGGAATTGGTCGATCAACTCCACAAGCAGGGCAAAACCACCCTCCAAGGCGCGAATCGTCTGGGGCGGGCACTCACCACCAGT encodes:
- the recN gene encoding DNA repair protein RecN, which encodes MLIRLTIENFVLIERLDLHFQAGLTVLTGETGAGKSILLDAVEGVLGAKLHPGVVRPGAPKASLEASFIPSPAVQQWLEHQEIDPSEELVVSREVTARTSRYRINGVLVNQSVMQALRDLLIAITAQGQALSLSRPEVQLQMLDRFARGQAILDEVRSTYRRWQEAKSQLNRALTQQKDERSQKELLRQQFQELKALKITDPNEEEDLLAERDRLSHTVELTQDGQEVYRLLYRGTPSVSDQLAQASRALEAMATHDSRVQLFLEMIQTAQVQVTECARQVHQYTEELEAEPDRLEQVEQRLRDLRKICQKYGPTLQEVMAHQQHIQQQWQHLKTGSPPIEELQTGVDHAHQALHQVCETLTVARAAAAQQLEARVKESLAPLGMGKARFVVQLTPVPPGPEGAQRVEFLLSANPGQPLAPLRSVASGGEMARFLLALKVCLGEEIPTLIFDEIDVGVSGKVAQAVATHLMQLTRNHQVLCVTHQPLVAAMAHVHWRVRKVASQDQTHVFVDQLEGLPQRTEELAQMAGGHSAEQARDFVTALLAQAKELRTLTLAEPSIK